Genomic window (Pseudothauera hydrothermalis):
CCAGCGGCAACAGGTAGGCCACAGGCGCTTTGTCGCTGATCGCACGATTGGTTTTGCCGCCGATGAAAGCCAGGTTGGCGATGTCGTCGGCCTCGCGAGGGGTGTAGCTGCCGCGCAGCAATGCCTTGGGGAAAATGTGATGAAACTGCAAGCGGTGCTGACTGCCGGAGTGATCCAGGGCAATAGCCAAGTGGCTGCGCCAATCCTTGGCGCCTGCCGCACGAAACGCCAGGAACATGGTCTTGAACAGCGCACTGCGCTGGTTGCGCCCCTCCAGCTCTTCCGGCGTGATGTCAAGGCGGCCGAACTGCAGACGCAACCGGTCGATCAGTTCATTGACGCCGCCGCCATTGCGGATGGTCGCCAAATCCTGATCCAGAATGGTCTCACTGGAACCCCGGGAGAAACGGCCTTTGGCATTTGCGGCCAAGGCCCAGTAGCGCAACTGGTGCGCCTCGTTGTTGCTCAACGCATAGTTGCGGCTGTGTCCGAAATACGCCAGCACCACCAACAGGAAGGGCGACGACAGCAGCGCCGGGCTATCGATGCCCAGGTTGCTCCGGGCGAAGTTGAGCGCGAATTCCATTCCCTCGCAGGCTTCTTGCCATGCCTTCTGCAGCTTCTCCACACTAAGGCTGGCGACGATCTGGAACCGCGATTGACCGGTGGCAAACGCCATCAGGTTCTTCAAGTGCAAGCCGAGATCCAGGTCAAAGCCCGTTTTTGCACAGGCCTGCTGGAAATCCTGGAACGTCTGCAGCGAGTGCCGCCACTTGGCGGTGATCTGCGCCAGCGCCAGGTCGGAACTGCGCAGCTTGGCGCCCAATGAATTCACGCGAACGAAGATTTCCGTGACCTCGTCATATGAAAGCGTGCGCTCCAGTACATCCATCCGGTAAACGTACTTGCGGATGCCTCGCAGCCGGGCCAGGCGCTGGCTGTACTTCTCGTAACGCGGATCGTCAAAACCACTGACGCCGGCACGCTTGAGGAACGGCGCATCGTTGTCGGTCTTGAACACGTCCGACACTTTCACCCATTGCGGCAACTGCTCCAACTTTCGAGTTGCCACCACGAAGGTCATCTTGTTGAAGCGCTTGAGCAGTTCGTCCTCGGTCGAGTCCATCTCGTCGCCAATCAGTTCGCCATCGTCTTCAACATCGTCCTCGTCGCCGCCGTTCTCTTCCACTTCGGTCACGACCGCCAACTGGTCGGGATGCTCCAGGTTGAACAACAGGTCAATGGGCCGACGACGGCCGCGCACCGACACCGGCTCGCCTCGAATGACGGCAGAGAGCGATGTCAGACGCTGCTGACCATCCAGCAGAAGCCGCGTGCTCTGGTAGGGGTTCGTGCTCTGGCTGACCGCGAAATCTTGCAGCGGCACGGCTTCATCCGTTTCCCAAAGCAGGATGGCGCCCGATGGATAGCCGCGATACAGCGAATCCAACAAATCGCGCACCCGTGTAGAACGCCACACATACTGGCGCTGCATTTCCGGCAAGCGCAGCTCGCCGCGCTCGATCATGGAAACCAGTTCCTCAACGCTCGCTTCGGCCTTGGCCATGTTATTCCCTCGATCAGGATGCGAGCAGGAAGCGCTCGCGGTGCCACTGCAGATAGTGCAGGTGCTCGCGGGCCAGCCAGCGCAGCCTCATGCCCGGCTGAATGCCAAGCCCCTGCAGATCGCCTGCGGACAGGCGGGCGCTGGTCAGCAAGTGCCCGGTATCGTCGAAGCTGATCAGAAAGCGATCAAACAACGCATCCAGATTGGCCACCAGCAAAAAGCCATTGAAGGCATCCAGCCGCTCGGCATCATCGGCGCATTCGGCCCAGGGCTTGGCATGGCTGGCACGCAGCACCTCGGGCACATTGATGCCGGTTACCGCACAGGCGCCACCCCAATAGGTGAGCAAGGCATCGCGGTAACGCGCCTGTCCCACACGCTGACGCACCAGGCGTTCGACTTCCGTGCCCCGGGCTTCGGCAGGCATCGCTTCCACCGCTTGCGCCACGGCAGCGTGGTAGTCGCTTACCGCCTGGTTCGGCAAGGCCTGTGACAGGCTGGCTGCACGGCGCAGCAGGGCGGCCAGATTAGCCAGGGTAGGAGCACAAAACACATCACCAGCGGCGGACCAGGGCTGGAAGCTGCGCAGCAACTCCGGCAACAGCGCGGGCGTGGCCGGCTGAAAGCGCACTTCAAAGCCTTCGGCCAATGCTGTCACCACTGCCTGACTGCGATGACGGGCCGAAGCCAGTGTCACCGCATCGCCAGCCGGCGATAGCACGTGCTCGAAGCCATTGTCGTGGCCG
Coding sequences:
- a CDS encoding GmrSD restriction endonuclease domain-containing protein, yielding MAKAEASVEELVSMIERGELRLPEMQRQYVWRSTRVRDLLDSLYRGYPSGAILLWETDEAVPLQDFAVSQSTNPYQSTRLLLDGQQRLTSLSAVIRGEPVSVRGRRRPIDLLFNLEHPDQLAVVTEVEENGGDEDDVEDDGELIGDEMDSTEDELLKRFNKMTFVVATRKLEQLPQWVKVSDVFKTDNDAPFLKRAGVSGFDDPRYEKYSQRLARLRGIRKYVYRMDVLERTLSYDEVTEIFVRVNSLGAKLRSSDLALAQITAKWRHSLQTFQDFQQACAKTGFDLDLGLHLKNLMAFATGQSRFQIVASLSVEKLQKAWQEACEGMEFALNFARSNLGIDSPALLSSPFLLVVLAYFGHSRNYALSNNEAHQLRYWALAANAKGRFSRGSSETILDQDLATIRNGGGVNELIDRLRLQFGRLDITPEELEGRNQRSALFKTMFLAFRAAGAKDWRSHLAIALDHSGSQHRLQFHHIFPKALLRGSYTPREADDIANLAFIGGKTNRAISDKAPVAYLLPLVAQHGAAPFAAQCIPVEEELLVLDQYKAFLQERRKRIAAALNAFIHAVA
- a CDS encoding HNH endonuclease, with the translated sequence MNPLQRTLIEKAGHDNGFEHVLSPAGDAVTLASARHRSQAVVTALAEGFEVRFQPATPALLPELLRSFQPWSAAGDVFCAPTLANLAALLRRAASLSQALPNQAVSDYHAAVAQAVEAMPAEARGTEVERLVRQRVGQARYRDALLTYWGGACAVTGINVPEVLRASHAKPWAECADDAERLDAFNGFLLVANLDALFDRFLISFDDTGHLLTSARLSAGDLQGLGIQPGMRLRWLAREHLHYLQWHRERFLLAS